The DNA segment ATACCTGATTATAAAATGTGAGGTGATACAGTGCCCGATGCCTCTTTTCTCATAAAACCAGCATCTTCTCTTTGCAACATGAAATGCAAATACTGTTTTTACACCGACGAGGCGGATAACCGTACCGTGCGTTCACACGGCATAATGGATGAAAAATGCACCCGTCAGCTGGTAAAACGTGCCTATGAATACGCCGAGGGCAGCTGCAGCTTTGTTTTTCAGGGCGGTGAGCCTACTCTGGCAGGAATTAAATACTTTGAAAGCTTTGTATCGCTTTGCAGGGAATTCAACACAAAAAATGTAAAAACGTCCTTTTCGTTGCAGACCAACGGATATGACATCACTACGGAAATGGCGCGTTTCTTTCACGACAACGGTTTTCTTATCGGTCTGTCGTTGGACGGATATGACGAAATACACAATTTCATGCGGTGCGACAGCTACAAAAGGGTAATGGATACCGCAAGAATGTTTGATAAAGCAGGTGTTGAGTACAATATACTTTCGGTAGTCAACAACTATTCTGCCCGCCACGGAGCTAAAATATATAACTTTTTCAAGAAAAACGGATTTAAGTATCTTCAATTCATCGCACAGGTGGACCCTTTTTCGAATACATATGATTTTTCACTCACACCCAAAAGGTATGCGGTATTTCTGAAAACCGTTTTTGATTTGTACTATTCGGATTTTATGTCCGGAAACTACATAAGCATACGGAATTTTGACAATTACGTGCGGATTATGGCAGGTATACCGGCAGAATGTTGCGGTATGATGGGCAGATGCAGCTGTAATTTCACGGTGGAAAGCGACGGAAGTGTTTACCCCTGCGACTTTTACGCATTGGACGAATGGAAACTCGGAAATATATTTGACTGTTCGTTTGAGCAAATGAAAAATTCCGACACTTCACAACGTTTTGTGCAAAGTTCATTGTACATTAATGAAAAATGCCGTGAGTGCAGACATTTTAATATATGTATGGGGGGATGCCGACGTCTTCGTGAGCCTTTTTATGACGGCAAACCCTCGCTTAACAGGTTTTGCAAAAGCTATGAGGAATTCTTTGATTATTCCCGTGACAGGCTGAAAGAGATGGCAAAAATTTGTTTTAAATAATTTTTAAAACTATTGACTTTAAACCCAAATAAGTGTAGAATGGTTATGTATAAAATCCTTTACAGGAGGCAGTATGAAATATTCTCATTCGGAAATACCTCAGCTCAACTGTGTCTTTTCCCCGGAAAAACTTAAAATGCCGGATGTGGATTTTTATCCTGCCTTTGCATGGTCCTGGACAAGTCCCGTGGAAAAGAACGAAATAATGCGTCAGCTGGACTATATGTTCGAAAACAACATAAAAACAGTATATATTCTGCCCCAGCCCAAGGATTTCCGTCCGAAAACCAGTCCCACAAATCTGGAGCCGGATTATCTTACCAAAGAGTATTTTGAAATATACCGCTTTGCTATGGAATACGCGGCAAAATTGGGAATGCAGTTATGGCTGTATGATGAAGGAGGATGGCCCTCGGGCAGTGCAAACCACCGTGTGGTGGCACAGTGCCCGCGTCTGCGCAATGCGCATCTTGAAAAGCGTACCGCCGCTTCCCCCTATGTTGCAGGTGAAAACGCCGTTGCGGCATTCTGCGGCGGAAACAGAATCTCCGAGGGCTTTGCTTCGGAAAGCAAAATAACGGAGTATTTTTATACCTGCAGTCCATGGGAGCCGGAGCTTCCCAACCTTTGTATGGAGGAAAGTACCTCCGTTTTTATAAATCTGACCCACGAGCAGTACAAAAAATACATGTCCGACATGTTTGGCAGACAAATGAAGGTGGCGTTCACCGACGAACCTGCCATAAGCCATGTAGGATGGTTTGAAGGAATCGAAAAGTGCTTTGAAAAAAAGTACGGATACAGCCTCATCGACTATCTTCCTTTTTTGCTTGATTTTGATGATGCGCCCGAGGATGCACTCAGGGCACGACAGGATTACAGAGACCTTCTGGGAGAAAGGTTTTTCCAAAGTTACTTTATGCCCATACGCGACTGGTACAGAAAAAACGGACTTCTTTCCGCAGGTCATCTCGGCGGAGAGGACGAGACGAAAAACTGCATCAAGCACGGATTTATCAGTGTTCTCAGACAGCTTCGCGGGCTTGATATCCCCGGTATAGACACCATCTGGCGTCAGATATTCCCCGGGAAAGACAATCACTTTTTCCCACGATTTGCTTCTTCTGCCGCAAATCAGATAGGCTCCCCTTATGCCGTATCCGAGTCGTTTTCAATTTACAGCCACGGTATTACCTTTGAACAGATGCGGTATGTAATGAACTATCAGATGGTACGCGGTATAAACCTTATAAACATAATGCTTTTGAATTACGAAAATGACGGTGTGCGGCGTGTAAAGGGCGGTCCGTCCTTCAACCCTCTGATGCCTCACTGGAAGCATCTGAGCCGCTTCAACATGTACACGGCGCGCATGTCATACCTTATGTGTATAGGAAAACCGGTTATCGACTGCGCACTTTATATGCCAATGAACGATTTCTGGGCGGGCGGTGACGGCATGGAGCCTGCATTTGAAAGCTTTGACAGCACAGGGCACGAGCTTGAAAAGCATCATATACCTTTTGACTGTATTGATGATGATTTTCTTGAGACCTGTGTTGTAAACGGCGGTTCTCTTTCGACAGGAAGTGCGTGCTACACAGCAGTGGTAATACCGACCTGCAAAAGAATGCCGCAAAAATCCGTACATGTTCTTGAAAATTTCAAAAAGAACGGCGGAACGGTAATTTATTCGCATGAAATAGATTCATTGTCCCCCATCTGCCATATAAATAACGAGAAAATAATGGTGCACAAAAGAATATCTGACAGTTGTGCACTGTACCTCGTAACCAATGAAGACACAAAAAGCCATACTTTTGATATAGAATTCGGCGAAAAGGGAAATATATATATTCTCAATGCTTCCGACGGTAACATTTACAGAGCCGACGGCACTGAAAATGTGACGCTTGCTTCCGGCGAAAGCAAGGTTTACATGATTACGGAGGGCGATATTGCCTCAAGCCGGCCGAGCAAAAAAGGTGAAATGCTTGCTGTAATCGGTAACTTCAAAATGCGTCCGATATACCGTTTTCTCATGGGAACAACCCATTTTGAAGCGGAATATCCCGATACGCCCTTCACCGATTGTACACCGGGAAACTGGTGCGACAGGCTGGGGCAAAGCTTTTCGGGAGTTGTGCAGTACCGTATGCATTTTGATCTTGACGAAATCCCCGAAAACGGAGTAATCATAGATATGGGCAGTGTCAAGCATTCCTGTGAGGTAAGGCTGAACGGCCACAATTTGGGGATATGCTGTGCCGCTCCGTATGTATTTACAGCCGGCAAAGCCGTTCTGCACCATCACAATGAAATAGTCGCCGAGGTTGCAAACACCCCGGGAAATGAGTTCCGCGAAAGCCGTATTTATGAAACCGTGCCTGCGAATATCATAGGGCCGTATCGCCGCATTGTAGCACAGTTTGAAGGCGACACCATGGAAAGCGGACTTACAACTCATGTAACAGTATATAAAGCACTAACCTAATCAATCCTTACGAAAGGAGCACATAATGAAAGTACTGATTTTAAGCATTACCGCAGGTGAGGGTCATAACTCTACCGCAAAAGCAATAAAGGCACAATTTGACTCGATGCCCAATACGGAGTGTCGTATCCTGGACACTTATGAATACCTCAACAAGCTTCTTGCCGTAACCATATCCGAGGGTTACCTTTTGTCCACCAGCATGGTGCCGAAACCCTATTCAAAGTTTTACAGACTTGCCGAAAAACGCACAAAAACCGGCGAAGATATGTCCGCAATGCGTCTTTCCCACAATGTAATGGCGAAAAAGCTGAAAAAATACACTGATGTATATAAGCCCGACGTGGTGATATGCACTCACATTTTTGCCGCCGCCATTGTGGACGTTATGAAGGTTAAATACAAATCGGAATTCACCGCAGTGGGTATAGTCACCGACTTCAAATTTCATCCCTTCTGGGAAGAGGGCATCCACCTTGATTATATAGTAACCGCAAACGAGCTGATGAACATTCAGGCATTTAAAAAAGGATACAAAAAGTCTCAGATACTTCCTTTCGGTATACCCATAAAGCCTCAGTTTGCACAGCGCGAAAACCAACAAGCCGTGCGCCGAAGATACGGTCTTGATCCGGGTAAATTCACCTTGCTTCTCATGAGCGGAAGCATGGGCTACGGAAATATCGAAAAAACGGTAAAACAGCTTGATGAAATAAAAGTGGATTTCCAGACAATCGTTGTATGCGGAAACAACAAGCAGGCAAAAGAAGCCCTTGATGAAATGGAATTCACAAAAAGCTTCACAATTCTCGGGTATGTCGATTATGTTGACAAATTGATGGATGCCGCCGACTGCATAATAACAAAGCCCGGCGGACTTACAAGCTCGGAGGCACTGGCAAAGGGACTTCCAATGATAGTGGTCAACCCCATCCCCGGCCAGGAGGACAGAAACACCGAATTCCTTTTAAACAACGGCGTGGCAATGTATGTCACCGACACCTGCCCGCTGGACGAGGTAATATATCAGTTCTTCTATTTCCGCGACAAAATCGCCAACATGAAAAAGAATATTGCCCTTATCGGTAAGCCGAATTCCACAAAGACAATTTGTGAATTTCTTTACAACAACTATAATAAAAATTAAATAAAGGACAGGTAAAAAATTATGAGTATGCAAGTTATCCAGAACGATCTTCTCAAGGTTGAAATCAACGACATCGGCGGCGAATTGACTTCCATCGTTGACAAAAAAAGCGGAAGGGAATTTATGTTTGACGGCGACCCCGCATGGTGGACAGGAATTTCCCCCATACTGTTCCCTGTTGTAGGACGCTTCTACAAGGAGACCTACACCGACAAGGGCACAACCTACAAGCTTCCTCTTCACGGATTTGTACGCAAGAACCCCATCGAGCTTGTTTCCTGCGACGGCACAACTCTTGTTCAGCGCAGAGTCGCAAGCGACGAAACTCTTGCAATGTATCCCTACAACTTTGAATTCTACCTCACACACACCCTCAGAGATAAATCCATCGACGTTACCTACACCGTAATCAACAAGGGCGATGTTGATATGCCCTTCCAGGTAGGTGCGCACCCCGGTTTCAAGGCAAAGCTGGGCGACAAGCTCATTCTCAAGAGCAGATTCAAGGATATTTACTTCCAGAACCTCAAGGACGGTCTTTGCGACACTCCCAAGTACCCCATAGCAAATGAAACCGTTGTAACAAAAGAGCTTTTTGACAATGATGTTCTTATTTTTGATAACGCACAGCTTTACTCCGCTGCTCTGGCAGACGAAAAGGGCGAGTATGTTGAAGTTTCCTTCACAGGCTTCCCCGCTTGCGGCATATGGGCAAAAGCAGGCGCCCCCTATGTATGTCTTGAGCCTTGGTTCGGTTCTGACGACGTTCCCGGCACCGACAACGAATTTGCACACAGACGCAACATGAACATTCTCTCCCCCGGCAATACCTTCACCGCAACCTACACCATCAATATAAAAGCGTAAGTAACATAATCGGAATATACAAATCACCTGTCCGGAAAATCCGGACAGGTGATTTTGTTATCTTGCGCAGCTGCAATTCTCATTCATTATGTCTATCACACGTTTTTTTGAAAAACCGCATGCAACTCCCGAAAACTCCACCGTGAGAGTACCCTTGCCCTCAAGGTCAAAAACAACCTCATGCGCCTGGCGCACGAAGGGTACGTCCTTTCCGTTATATAAAATCCGACTGACAGGCTTATTGAAGTAAAGCCGTGCATCCTTTACGGCGTAATCGGTTTCGAGAATCATGCTTTTTTGCTCTGTTTTTGCTGAGTTTATACGGATATTTGCATCCAGCAGTACAACAGAGTTCTTTTGGGTCACGGCAAAAAGCCGAGAGGAATGGGGCGGCAGATTTATTCCGAAGGTGGACAATTCATATTGACTGCCGTTCCAGACATCGGTGAGAACATATTCGCCGTCGCTCAGCTTCAGGTCATTGTATGTGAAGGTATAGCTTCTTTCTTCGTCCGAAATATTGAAAATGCCCACAGTTCTCAAAGGTAAAGCGGAATTATCGCATTGGGTTGAAAAATGCGGTGTATCAAAATACATTATTTCCGGAACGGTGTATTTGTTTGAACGGTAATTGAAGTTTACAAAATGCACATCCTGACCGTTATTGGGATTGCAGACAGCTTTTTTCAGTACGGCAAGACGTTTTTTGTCGGTTGCCTCACTAAGCTTACCCGCTATCTCCACCATAGAATGGGTCACAAGGCAGTAGTTTATGCAGAACATTGCCTCGTTTTCGTTAAGTCCCGGGAACATTCCTATGGAATCACTGTTGGGAATAATTATATCACCCATGTGGTTTGCAACATTGGCAACGCCCCACAGATAATTGGGCTTGATATGCTCCCAATTACCCGAGCCGATGTCGGTTCCGTAGCGATGGTTGGATACATATTCACCCAAAAACGGATTTCCCTGAGCAAGGTCGCAGGCAATTTCAAGATAACCGTCCTTCGGCAAAGCTTTTCGCAGTGTGCTCAACCACCACCGACGGTACTGACCGCCCGATTTATCCTTATTTCTGTAAAGGCCGTGCTTATCCTCAAAGGCATAGCTCCAGAAATCCAGCTTTACACCCTCAAAGCCGTACTGTCTGAGCATGACATCCACTGCTTTTTCCATATATTCACGTACCTGCGGCAGGCTCACATCCAGAGGATGCATGGAACGCACACGGTAGCTGTAATCAATGAACCATTCGGGATGCTCCTTGAAAATCCTTGTTTTATTATGGCATAAAAGCCCTATCCACAAGGCGGGACGAAGCCCTATTTCGCGTATTTTGTCCGACAGATATCGCAGCCCGTTGGGAAATTTTTCGCAGCATAGACCGTTTTCGCCCTCATAAAGCATTGAAATTCCGTCGTTTGTGTTCACATCACTTGAGCTTGAAATATTAGTGTAGCCGTCATCAAGCTGAATCCACTTTACCGTGGGGAAATTATCTTTGATAAATTTCGCTTCATTTATGATAAGCTGTTCATTTACGTCCTTGAAAATGCCGTCATTCCAGCTCCCCCACACAAGTGATGTGCGGTTTGGATTTTCGCCCGTTCGAGGCAGTCTTTGACGCAACACCCTTATGTATGGTCTGAACATTTTCTCTATATCGTCCGCCTCGTCGGTAACACCCAGATACCATTCGTCAACAACGCTTACGCCGGGCTGAATTTCAAGACAATCCGTATTTCTGAAAGAGGAAAATACCTCCAGCTTTATTTTGCCGTCAACGTGCAAAACGTTATAGCTATGGTAAAACACCTGCTGACTAAGAGTGCCGTGAATAACACCGTTTTTGGTGTTATAGTTGCTCAGAAGTATTGCAGGAAAAGACATATACGGACTTGAACCGATGCGTCCGCCGATGATGTCGGGGTCTGCCCAGCGACGGGTGGCGCATATATCAAAATCGGAATTGTCTTCTCCGACAGTGTTTCGGTCAAAATCAACGGGAAAGGTCATCGCTTCGTACACACGGGGATTTTCGTTATGGTAAAAATAGTCGTCACGCGGATTTTCGCCAAAGGTGATACCCTCGATATCCAGTGTCAGTTCCTTTAACTCAAGTGTCTTATCCGAAATATTTTTGAACTCGCGCCGACATATTATTTCGCCTTCACCCCATATGAATGAAAGTGTATCGGTATAGTCTGCACATACCGCGCTTATTTTATCGCAGGCGGAAACATACAGTATATTTTCATGCTCATTTCCCGAAACAACCCCGGGGGTCAATCCGATATTTCCGTTCTTCAAAAGCTCGGTTATTTTTTTCATAGCTTTCTCACTTTCTGATTGCACGTTCATTTTCCAGATATTCAACATATTCCTCAAGGCACATGCCCATACGGGTTATCTGCATTGCATGGTAGCGTCCGACATAGCGGAAGTGCCACGGCTCGTACATGATACCGGTTATATCGGTCTTATCCTCGGGATAACGCAGGATAAAACCGAAATACTGCGCGTTTTCCTCCAGCCATTTTGCCGCGGGCGTACCTGCAAATTTAAGAGAAGCTGTGGAAAGAGTGTGTATATCGGCGGTAAGACCCGACTGATGCTCGCTGGCTCCGGGGGGATTTACCGATTCCTTCGCCTTTTCCTCGGCATATTCATCACCATATTCTTCACGCATCAACTCAACCTCGTTATCAAACAGCCAGGATTGGGTCTGATAGCTTCTGTACGCACTTGTAACCCAAAGATTGTCAAAACCGTACTCACGGGCTTCCATAAGCATGGCATCAGCCGCCATCTGGGCATTAAGGCTCATTTGCTGTTTTGCGCGGTCCGGCTTGGTGTATTTAACGTCGCGAAGCTCATGAGGAACAAAATCCTCTGACAGAAGGTTGTTCACGTTCACAAGGAAAAGATAATCATCGTGGTTTTCGGGGTTCATATACTGCTCGTATCTTGAAAGATCGGATCTGAATTTTATGGGCTCATCGGTAAAGTAGTCGCTTTCATTAATAAACGGAGTCTCCGCGGCAGGCTTATTTACAAATGAAACGGGCTCAAGGCCGTTCTTTCTGACAGAGTACTCGCCGTCCTCGCCGGTGACGGTCACACCAAGAAGCTGATTCTCGAAAAAGTCCAGCGGGATATACAATTCACCGTCGCGTATAACATTTACGGCGCCAAGCGTTATATCCGTTCCGTTCACATTCACCTTATCGGAATCTATCATAAAGGTCGCCCACTCGCCAACCTCATTAAGATTTATTGTAATGCTGATAAGCGGGTCGCCTGCGGGGGTAATATCTGCGCCCAGCATTTCAAACGCCGAAACAGGAACATACGCCGAACGTTCACTGCGGGCAATATCCTTTATGGGAGATATGTCCACCTCGTTTTCAACAAGCTTTATTTCGCCTGTTTTTTCGTTCACCTTTTCGCTGTGAACAATGACATGAGCATCTGCGGGCTGAGGGTCTCTGTGACGGCAGCTGACTGCAAGAAGCAGTATCAGAGCGCTGAAAATCATCATAAGAGCATAAAATATCACAAAGAAAAATGTACCGCCCACAAGCTTTCTCAGTCTGGCAATTCTTCTCTTTTTTACCATGCGGCGCAATGCGGCACGGTTTTTGGCGGAGGAGGCGGTGCGGGATTGTTTATTATTCATGGCCGTGTCCTTTTCTTTATTTTTTCGTACTTGATATTATTATTGATATATGTTATAATTATATTATAACTTATAACGTATGTCAAGTAAAAAACACTATTTTTGTCGATTTATGAATTGGAAGCTTTGATATGAACAAAGGATTTTTACCCATCACACGTAAGGAATGTCTTGACTTGGGGTGGGACAGTGTAGATTTTGTATATGTAACGGGTGACGCATATGTGGACCACCCCTCTTTCGGCGTGAGTATAATTTCAAGAGTGCTGGAAAACGCAGGCTTCAGAATAGCCATACTTTCCCAGCCGGACTGGCGCAGCACCGATGATTTCAAGCGCTTCGGAAAGCCGCGGCTGGGGTTTCTCGTCACCTCGGGAAACATAGACTCCATGGTAGCGCATTACACCGCCTCAAAAAAGAAACGCAGTTATGACTACTATTCACCCGGCGGAAAGCCGGGACTCCGCCCCGACCGCGCCGTTATAGTGTACTGCAATATGATACGTCAGGCATACGGAGATGTGCCCATAATTCTGGGCGGTCTTGAAGCCTCTCTGCGCCGATGTGCCCATTACGACTACTGGGACAACAAGGTGCGCCGAAGTGTGCTGGTGGATTCCCGTGCGGACATTCTCACCTACGGAATGGGAGAAAATATTCTTCTGCGCATTGCCTCACTGCTTGACAAGGGCGTACCTGTCAAAAAAATACGCGATGTACGCGGTACGGTTGTGCTGTGCGACAGAGACTACACTCCCAATTACGAATATGTTCACTGCGGTGAATACGACGATTTGAAAAACGACAAAAAGCTGTATGCCGATGCTTTTAAGATTCAGTACGAAAATAATGATCATATCACGGGCAAAGCCGTCACAGAGGGGTACGATACAAAGCTTCTTGTGCAAAATCCCCCCATGCCGCCTCTGGAAAGGGAGGAGCTTGACAAGGTATATTCCCTGCCGTATATGAGAGACTACCACCCCTCCTACGAAAAGGACGGCGGTGTGCCCGCAATAGCCGAAGTGAAATTTTCCATCACCCACAACCGCGGATGCTTCGGGGGATGCGCCTTTTGCGCTCTTGCATACCATCAGGGAAAAACAGTGCGTTCACGTTCAATAAAATCGGTAGTTCAGGAAGCCCGTATAATAGCATCTATGCCGGATTTCAAGGGATATATACACGATGTGGGCGGACCTACGGCAAATTTCCGCTATCCCTCCTGCAAAAAACAGCTTACCGACGGCATGTGCAAAAACCGACGCTGTCTGACTCCAAAGCCGTGTCCCAACCTCATTGCCGACCACAGCGAATACATCCGTCTTTTGCATGAGGTTGAAAAGGTTGACAAGGTCAAAAAGGTGTTTATACGTTCGGGAATACGCTTTGACTATATGCTTGCCGACAAAAACGATGCCTTTTTCAGACGGCTCGTTTCAAACCATGTCAGCGGTCAGCTGAAGGTAGCGCCCGAGCACTGCTCCGACAGGGTACTCAAGGAAATGGGCAAGCCATCTATTCAGGTATACAACAAATTCAAAGAAAAGTACTTTGCACTGTGTGAGAATATCGGCAAGGAGCAGTATCTTGTACCGTATCTTATGTCCAGCCATCCCGGCTCAACCATGGCGGATGCCATCGAATTGGCTCTGTATCTGAAAAAAAGCGGATATTCACCCGAACAGGTACAGGACTTTTACCCAACACCCGGAACGGCATCCACTTGTATGTTCTACACCGGACTTGACCCATTCACCGGCAAAAAGGTGTACATTCCCGAAAATTATGAGGAAAAGCAGATGCAACGCGCGCTGTTGCAGTTTAACCGCCCGGAAAACCATGCTCTCATACGCAAGGCTCTTGTTTTGGCAGGACGCGAGGAGCTTATAGGCTACGGTGCAAATTGCCTTGTACCTCCGCAAAAGGGTGCAAAGCCACAACAGCAAAAAGCTAAACCGACACCCGAAGCAAAAAACAAAAAAATCATACCTCAAAATAAAAAATCACCAAAAAAACCGCATAGCAAACCCAATGAAAAGCCGGCGCTCAGAAGCACGGCAAAAAAGAATTTCCCAAAACCTAAGCATAAATGATTAATCCCCGCGGAACAATCAGTTCCACGGGGATTATTTATACTTTCCTTTTCACAATTTCATTTTGTGACTTCACAATACAGTCGGCAGGGTACACTCCTCTGAGAGAGGTAAGAGGATAAACCGAAGTGTTCTTGCCTATGACCGTGCCCGGATTAAGAACACATCCGCACCCCACATCTCCGCCGTCACCCACAAATCCTCCGACCTTGCGAATTCCCGTGAGGTATTCCGATTCACCGTGTATCACCACATTGTCACCATCGGCTTTGAGGTTTGAGCATACCGCACCCGCACCGAGATGTGCACCGTTTCCCATGACAGAATCGCCCACATAGTTATAGTGAGGAAGCTGTACCTTATCCAGCAGTATGCAGTTTTTCAGTTCGCTGGAATTACCAATGACGCAATTTTCCCCCGTTATCACATTACCGCGTATGAAAGCCCCGGGGCGGATATGGGTACCGCTTCCGATAACGGCAGGTGCTTCTATTACCGCACCTGCATATATTTTTACATTTTCACCCGCAAGAACTCCGGGCGAAATTTCCGTAAAGCCATTTACACCCTCTGCCATAAGCTGAACAATGTACTCATTTATATGCCCGAGCATCTCCCACGGATATTCATATTTTTCAAAAAACTCCGTAAGATATCCGACTCTGCAATCAAACAGTTCTTTTATCTTTACAAGCTTATTCAACCGCATGTCCTCCTTTGATAACGGCATTGGCAACTATGTCCGCGTATTCCTCACATTTTTCCATGCTCTCGCATTCCGTCATTATTCTGATAACGGGCTCAGTGCCGCTTTTTCTCAAAAGCACCCTGCCCTTTTTGTCTATAAGCTTTTCCACCTCGGCAAGTGCTTCATTTACGCCCTTATCCGATGCCACCGCGTCCTTGTCCTTGACACGTATATTCTTCGTATACTGAGGGTACAGCATCACAGGAGAGGCAAGCTCGGATAAAGACAGCTTTGTATCACAAATTTCCTCCGTAATCATTATTGCGGTTAAAATTCCGTCACCTGTTGTGGCATACTTCTTTATAATAACATGACCCGACTGCTCACCGCCCAGCGCATAGCCCTTTTCCTGCATACGCTCGTATACAAATCTGTCGCCCACATTAGTCTGTTCACTCACAATGCCCGCTTTTTCAAGGCTTGAAACGAAACCGCTGTTGGACATAATCGTGGAAACCACCGTGTTACGGTCAAGCATATCACGTTTTTTCAGACGTGAAGCAAGAATATAAAGTATTTTGTCGCCGTCCACCACTTCTCCGTTTGCATCCACTGCAATACATCTATCGCCGTCACCGTCAAAGGCAAAGCCGAAATCAAGGTGCTGTTCCTTTACGACCCGACACAGTCTTTCGGTATCGGTGGCTCCGCATTTATGATTAATGTTTATTCCGTCCGGCTCGTCGGATATGACTACGGTATGGGCACCCAATGCCGCAAACACCGATTTTGCTATCATCCAGCTTGCGCCGTTGGCGCAGTCAAGACCTATTCTGAAGTTTTTGTAGGAATGGGATGCAAGCGATATAAGATAGCCTACATATCGGTTTCTTCCGGAGCAGTAGTCGGTTATACACCCCAGCTTTTCACCCGAAGCGAGAGGCAGATCGTCGCCGTTTATACCCAAAGCCTTCATATCCCCGTCGATATATGATTCAATAAGAGCAGTAGTGGCGTCATCCAGCTTTTCACCGTAGCGGTTAATCACCTTTATGCCGTTGTCATAAAAGGGGTTATGAGACGCGGTTATCATTATACCGCAGTCAAATTCCTCACGGCAGGTGACATATGAAACGCTGGGCGTGGTGGTTACATGAAGCATATACGCATCCGCTCCGGAAGCGGTTATGCCTGCCACAATGGAATATTCCAGCATATAGCTGGAGCGGCGCGTGTCCTTACCGATGACTATTTTAGGTCGATAACCCGCTTTTGTACAGCCAGAAAGCGGAGAGGAATAATACCAGCCCAGAAACCTGCCTACTTTATACGCATGCATGGAAGTAAGTGTTACGTTTGCCTCCCCCCTGAAGCCATCCGTGCCGAAATACCGGTTGGAACGCTTTTGCGCGCATGGTGTGGGGATTTCTGTTTTTTCCTGCAATAATTGGTCAGCCGATACATTAAAAAGCTCACAAAGCTGTAAAACCTTATCTATCTGGGGAAGCGCCTGATTCATTTCCCATTTTGATACAGATTGTCTTGACACATCCGTTTTTTCTGCAAGCTGTTCCTGAGACATTCCTGCAATTGTACGAAGACGTGCTATTTTTTCTCCTAATTTCATACCTTGTCTCCTGTCGTTTTGATATATTGTATTTATATTATCAAATACGAGAAAATATATCAACCAACTTTTATATATCTTTTTGGCAACCCAAGGTTGCGAAATCTTTAAAAAAATACGTTTTCTGTAATCATAACCGAAAAATCACACACTTTTCGCAAATCAAGCTTTGCG comes from the Oscillospiraceae bacterium genome and includes:
- a CDS encoding SPASM domain-containing protein, whose translation is MPDASFLIKPASSLCNMKCKYCFYTDEADNRTVRSHGIMDEKCTRQLVKRAYEYAEGSCSFVFQGGEPTLAGIKYFESFVSLCREFNTKNVKTSFSLQTNGYDITTEMARFFHDNGFLIGLSLDGYDEIHNFMRCDSYKRVMDTARMFDKAGVEYNILSVVNNYSARHGAKIYNFFKKNGFKYLQFIAQVDPFSNTYDFSLTPKRYAVFLKTVFDLYYSDFMSGNYISIRNFDNYVRIMAGIPAECCGMMGRCSCNFTVESDGSVYPCDFYALDEWKLGNIFDCSFEQMKNSDTSQRFVQSSLYINEKCRECRHFNICMGGCRRLREPFYDGKPSLNRFCKSYEEFFDYSRDRLKEMAKICFK
- a CDS encoding glycosyltransferase, which codes for MKVLILSITAGEGHNSTAKAIKAQFDSMPNTECRILDTYEYLNKLLAVTISEGYLLSTSMVPKPYSKFYRLAEKRTKTGEDMSAMRLSHNVMAKKLKKYTDVYKPDVVICTHIFAAAIVDVMKVKYKSEFTAVGIVTDFKFHPFWEEGIHLDYIVTANELMNIQAFKKGYKKSQILPFGIPIKPQFAQRENQQAVRRRYGLDPGKFTLLLMSGSMGYGNIEKTVKQLDEIKVDFQTIVVCGNNKQAKEALDEMEFTKSFTILGYVDYVDKLMDAADCIITKPGGLTSSEALAKGLPMIVVNPIPGQEDRNTEFLLNNGVAMYVTDTCPLDEVIYQFFYFRDKIANMKKNIALIGKPNSTKTICEFLYNNYNKN
- a CDS encoding aldose 1-epimerase family protein, with the translated sequence MSMQVIQNDLLKVEINDIGGELTSIVDKKSGREFMFDGDPAWWTGISPILFPVVGRFYKETYTDKGTTYKLPLHGFVRKNPIELVSCDGTTLVQRRVASDETLAMYPYNFEFYLTHTLRDKSIDVTYTVINKGDVDMPFQVGAHPGFKAKLGDKLILKSRFKDIYFQNLKDGLCDTPKYPIANETVVTKELFDNDVLIFDNAQLYSAALADEKGEYVEVSFTGFPACGIWAKAGAPYVCLEPWFGSDDVPGTDNEFAHRRNMNILSPGNTFTATYTINIKA
- a CDS encoding YgiQ family radical SAM protein gives rise to the protein MNKGFLPITRKECLDLGWDSVDFVYVTGDAYVDHPSFGVSIISRVLENAGFRIAILSQPDWRSTDDFKRFGKPRLGFLVTSGNIDSMVAHYTASKKKRSYDYYSPGGKPGLRPDRAVIVYCNMIRQAYGDVPIILGGLEASLRRCAHYDYWDNKVRRSVLVDSRADILTYGMGENILLRIASLLDKGVPVKKIRDVRGTVVLCDRDYTPNYEYVHCGEYDDLKNDKKLYADAFKIQYENNDHITGKAVTEGYDTKLLVQNPPMPPLEREELDKVYSLPYMRDYHPSYEKDGGVPAIAEVKFSITHNRGCFGGCAFCALAYHQGKTVRSRSIKSVVQEARIIASMPDFKGYIHDVGGPTANFRYPSCKKQLTDGMCKNRRCLTPKPCPNLIADHSEYIRLLHEVEKVDKVKKVFIRSGIRFDYMLADKNDAFFRRLVSNHVSGQLKVAPEHCSDRVLKEMGKPSIQVYNKFKEKYFALCENIGKEQYLVPYLMSSHPGSTMADAIELALYLKKSGYSPEQVQDFYPTPGTASTCMFYTGLDPFTGKKVYIPENYEEKQMQRALLQFNRPENHALIRKALVLAGREELIGYGANCLVPPQKGAKPQQQKAKPTPEAKNKKIIPQNKKSPKKPHSKPNEKPALRSTAKKNFPKPKHK
- a CDS encoding UDP-N-acetylglucosamine pyrophosphorylase, with protein sequence MRLNKLVKIKELFDCRVGYLTEFFEKYEYPWEMLGHINEYIVQLMAEGVNGFTEISPGVLAGENVKIYAGAVIEAPAVIGSGTHIRPGAFIRGNVITGENCVIGNSSELKNCILLDKVQLPHYNYVGDSVMGNGAHLGAGAVCSNLKADGDNVVIHGESEYLTGIRKVGGFVGDGGDVGCGCVLNPGTVIGKNTSVYPLTSLRGVYPADCIVKSQNEIVKRKV